A single region of the Raphanus sativus cultivar WK10039 chromosome 1, ASM80110v3, whole genome shotgun sequence genome encodes:
- the LOC108806861 gene encoding pentatricopeptide repeat-containing protein At1g09190 has protein sequence MEIERKLLRLLHGHSTRTRLPEIHAHLLRHFLHGSNLLLAHFISICGSLRNSDYASRVFAHIQNPNVLVFNAVIKCYSLVGPPLNSLSFFSSMKSRGIWADEYTYAPLLKSCSSLPDLRFGECVHGEVVRTGLHRLGKIRIGVVELYASSGRMGDARKVFDEMPERNVVVWNLMIRGFCDSGDVERGLGLFRKMSVERSVVTWNSMISSLSRCGRDREALELFCEMVDQGFEPDEATVVTVLPISASLGVLDTGKWIHSAAESKGLVKDFVTVGNALVDFYCKSGDLEAATAIFKKMQRRNVVSWNTMISGAAVNGNGGFGIDLFDDMIEEGEVSPNEATFLGVLACCSYTGRVDKGEELFGLMMERFKLEPSTEHYGAMVDLMSRSGRIKEAFEFLKSMPVEANAAMWGSLLSACRSHGDVKLAEVAAMELVRIEPENSGNYVLLSNLYAEEGRWEDVEKVRALMKKKSLRKSTGHSTICNVSP, from the coding sequence ATGGAAATCGAGAGGAAGCTCCTACGCCTCCTCCACGGCCACAGCACTCGAACCCGTTTACCCGAGATCCACGCCCATCTCCTCCGCCACTTCCTCCACGGTTCCAACCTCCTCCTCGCCCACTTCATCTCCATCTGCGGATCCCTCCGCAACTCCGACTACGCCTCCCGCGTCTTCGCCCACATCCAAAACCCTAACGTCCTCGTCTTCAACGCCGTCATCAAATGCTACTCCCTCGTCGGCCCTCCTCTAAACTCcctctctttcttctcctccaTGAAATCCCGCGGCATCTGGGCCGACGAGTACACCTACGCGCCTCTCCTCAAATCCTGCTCCTCTCTTCCCGATCTTCGGTTCGGGGAGTGCGTCCACGGAGAGGTTGTTAGAACCGGGCTGCACCGTCTCGGTAAGATCCGGATCGGGGTCGTGGAGCTTTACGCTTCGAGCGGGAGGATGGGCGATGCGCGGaaggtgttcgacgaaatgcccGAGAGAAACGTCGTCGTCTGGAACTTGATGATCCGAGGGTTCTGCGACTCAGGGGACGTTGAGAGAGGTCTTGGATTGTTCCGGAAGATGAGCGTTGAAAGGAGCGTTGTGACGTGGAACTCGATGATCTCGAGCTTGTCTAGATGCGGTAGAGACCGCGAGGCTTTGGAGCTTTTCTGCGAGATGGTTGATCAAGGTTTCGAACCTGACGAGGCTACTGTGGTTACAGTCTTGCCAATCTCTGCTTCTCTCGGAGTTTTGGATACTGGAAAATGGATTCATTCGGCGGCAGAGTCTAAGGGTCTGGTTAAAGATTTCGTGACGGTGGGAAACGCTTTGGTTGATTTCTACTGCAAAAGCGGTGACTTGGAGGCTGCGACGGCTATATTCAAGAAAATGCAGCGGAGAAACGTGGTCTCGTGGAACACTATGATATCGGGAGCAGCGGTGAACGGGAATGGAGGATTCGGGATAGATTTGTTTGATGATATGATCGAGGAAGGAGAAGTATCTCCAAACGAAGCGACGTTCTTGGGGGTTTTAGCCTGTTGCTCATACACTGGTCGGGTTGATAAAGGAGAGGAGTTGTTTGGTTTGATGATGGAGAGATTCAAGCTTGAGCCGAGTACTGAGCACTACGGTGCCATGGTTGATCTGATGAGCAGGAGTGGACGGATCAAAGAGGCGTTTGAGTTTCTCAAAAGTATGCCTGTAGAGGCTAACGCAGCTATGTGGGGTTCGCTTCTCAGTGCGTGTCGCAGCCACGGAGATGTGAAGCTAGCAGAGGTTGCAGCTATGGAGTTGGTGAGGATTGAGCCGGAGAATTCGGGGAACTATGTGTTGTTATCTAATCTGTATGCAGAGGAAGGGAGATGGGAAGATGTAGAGAAGGTAAGAGcgttgatgaagaagaagtcgcTGAGAAAATCTACAGGCCATAGCACAATTTGCAATGTATCACCCTAA